In the genome of Paenibacillus pabuli, one region contains:
- a CDS encoding D-alanyl-D-alanine carboxypeptidase family protein, translated as MKSRTGRQRHIAVMLSSLMICGALLSACQDGSGSEENQNLNAAGNAQQESDGTTVHFTEDTGNDGSNTGGEGSEGTDSGSGNVSAGEDQGSSDAGNGATAEDPMMEKRSISALQTTIDAQSVVTNAEAMTVIVNKQRSLPEGYKPDDLVEPNVPFSFDGPHEKRHMRKEAAEALEKLFAGAKADDIELRAVSGYRSYERQVSIYNNNVKTKGKEYTDRVSSVPGHSEHQTGLAIDVSSPSVGNAIEEVFGTSKEGQWLAEHAAEYGFIIRYPKGEEGITGYVYEPWHIRYVGTDLAPDVVKSGLTLEEYFDEANIKL; from the coding sequence ATGAAATCACGTACAGGACGACAGCGCCATATTGCGGTTATGCTGTCCTCACTTATGATATGCGGAGCCTTGCTGTCTGCTTGCCAGGACGGTTCAGGATCAGAGGAGAACCAGAATCTGAACGCAGCAGGAAACGCGCAGCAAGAGTCGGACGGTACCACAGTGCATTTTACCGAGGATACTGGCAATGATGGCAGCAATACAGGCGGAGAAGGCAGTGAAGGTACCGATAGTGGTTCCGGCAATGTTTCAGCTGGAGAAGATCAAGGTTCTTCTGACGCAGGCAATGGAGCCACAGCAGAGGATCCGATGATGGAGAAACGCAGCATTAGCGCGCTGCAAACGACGATTGATGCACAATCCGTAGTGACCAATGCAGAGGCAATGACCGTTATCGTTAACAAACAGCGCAGCTTGCCTGAAGGGTACAAGCCAGATGATCTGGTGGAGCCTAACGTACCGTTCTCCTTCGACGGACCGCATGAAAAGCGTCATATGCGTAAGGAAGCTGCCGAGGCGTTGGAGAAGCTGTTTGCAGGTGCCAAAGCAGACGACATTGAACTTCGTGCGGTATCTGGATATCGTTCGTATGAGCGTCAGGTTTCAATCTATAACAACAATGTCAAAACCAAAGGTAAAGAATACACGGATCGTGTAAGCTCTGTGCCTGGCCACAGCGAACATCAGACTGGACTAGCCATTGATGTTTCCAGTCCAAGTGTAGGTAATGCCATTGAAGAGGTGTTTGGCACATCGAAAGAAGGCCAGTGGTTGGCTGAGCATGCAGCAGAATATGGGTTCATCATCCGTTATCCGAAAGGTGAGGAAGGGATAACCGGCTATGTGTACGAGCCGTGGCATATTCGCTATGTCGGCACGGATCTGGCTCCTGACGTTGTAAAAAGCGGATTGACACTCGAAGAATACTTTGACGAGGCTAATATTAAGCTGTAA
- a CDS encoding RidA family protein, whose amino-acid sequence MSRQQVFTGSPWEPLVGYCRAIRVGNRIEVAGTTAMQDGVVVGAGDPYAQTRFVLQTIENALKELGADMSHVVRTRMFVTDISRWEEVGKAHGEFFGQIQPVATMVEVSALIDPLLMVEIEAEAIVEAEAEVNAHITK is encoded by the coding sequence ATGAGCAGACAGCAGGTGTTTACCGGTTCTCCATGGGAGCCGCTTGTGGGATATTGCCGTGCCATCCGTGTTGGCAACCGAATTGAGGTTGCGGGTACTACGGCGATGCAGGACGGTGTTGTGGTCGGAGCAGGCGATCCGTATGCCCAGACGAGATTTGTTTTGCAGACAATTGAAAATGCACTGAAAGAACTGGGAGCAGACATGTCCCATGTCGTCAGAACCCGGATGTTTGTAACCGACATTTCCCGTTGGGAAGAAGTGGGCAAGGCTCATGGTGAATTTTTTGGTCAGATCCAGCCTGTCGCCACGATGGTGGAGGTTAGTGCACTGATTGATCCATTGCTGATGGTGGAGATTGAGGCAGAAGCGATTGTTGAGGCAGAAGCTGAAGTTAATGCCCATATAACGAAATAG
- a CDS encoding copper amine oxidase N-terminal domain-containing protein: protein MKKVSALMVLSLALSGGAAYAANLDSIQPVNSTSVSADSKGTEAVKVSVNGAPMTDGYWNKDGQEPMIALRDLTEALGIELKWNKENKSAELTKGTLWTIVTTGKDQYSVNKMLLKLGTAPEITNGTLYVPASFADQVLHAQVNTTGNQVTISSEEEVKTVTERGVITGINSEGKYQSIHIGGAGTDGIVLNVGEDTTFQSADGKDIKLTDLTIGMNVEAEHSVIATFSLPPQTPTYKVTVLDKAASESEAQPKDVLGTAGTIENVKTTENNVTQIEISGSRLTETAPDHVILNISKDTQLVNHQGETIKPEELTKGTKVIGFYSPVLTRSLPPIGTAWKVVIETPAEQPEAK, encoded by the coding sequence ATGAAAAAAGTTAGCGCCCTAATGGTCCTGTCCTTGGCCCTGAGCGGGGGAGCTGCATACGCAGCAAACCTGGACAGCATTCAACCCGTCAATTCAACTTCCGTATCTGCCGATAGCAAAGGAACTGAAGCGGTAAAAGTATCTGTGAACGGTGCACCGATGACTGACGGTTATTGGAACAAGGATGGTCAAGAACCCATGATCGCGCTGCGTGATCTCACAGAAGCACTTGGCATTGAACTGAAATGGAACAAGGAAAACAAATCTGCTGAGCTGACCAAAGGCACGCTTTGGACAATCGTCACCACAGGCAAAGACCAGTATTCAGTTAATAAAATGCTGCTTAAGCTGGGAACAGCACCTGAAATCACAAATGGCACACTGTATGTACCCGCTTCTTTTGCAGATCAAGTACTGCACGCACAAGTGAATACAACAGGTAACCAAGTAACCATCTCCAGTGAAGAGGAAGTGAAAACCGTTACTGAGCGTGGGGTCATTACGGGAATTAACAGCGAAGGCAAATATCAATCCATCCATATTGGTGGTGCAGGCACAGATGGTATCGTCCTTAATGTTGGTGAGGATACCACTTTCCAATCGGCGGATGGCAAGGATATCAAGCTTACCGATCTGACCATCGGCATGAACGTGGAAGCTGAGCATTCAGTGATTGCAACCTTTAGTTTACCGCCGCAAACACCTACTTACAAAGTTACTGTACTGGACAAAGCTGCTTCGGAATCCGAAGCACAACCAAAAGATGTTCTGGGTACAGCAGGCACGATTGAAAATGTAAAAACAACAGAAAATAACGTTACTCAGATCGAGATCTCCGGCTCCCGTCTGACAGAGACAGCTCCTGACCATGTTATTCTTAACATTAGCAAGGATACACAACTGGTGAATCATCAAGGAGAAACGATCAAACCAGAAGAACTGACCAAAGGGACCAAAGTGATCGGCTTCTACAGCCCGGTGCTGACTCGCAGCCTTCCTCCAATTGGAACAGCCTGGAAAGTGGTCATCGAAACGCCAGCGGAACAGCCTGAGGCGAAATAA
- a CDS encoding GNAT family N-acetyltransferase, producing MSDMLVALYHLPEQESGLKKLEESSIVIRRAIAPEKQLVLDWVKSHFSQPWVDECDVAFARQPVSCYIAIEHGKMIGFACYEATCRNFFGPTGVGQEARGKGVGTALLLACMHAMKADGYAYAIIGSAGPVDFYAQTLGAVKIENSTPGIYKGMLRAD from the coding sequence ATGAGTGATATGTTGGTTGCGCTTTACCATTTGCCCGAGCAAGAGAGTGGACTGAAGAAGCTGGAGGAGTCCTCTATAGTCATCCGAAGAGCCATCGCACCTGAGAAGCAGCTTGTGCTGGATTGGGTGAAATCCCATTTTAGTCAACCGTGGGTGGATGAATGTGATGTAGCCTTTGCGCGTCAACCGGTCTCCTGTTATATTGCAATCGAGCATGGGAAAATGATCGGTTTCGCTTGTTATGAAGCAACATGTCGTAATTTCTTTGGTCCAACAGGTGTTGGTCAGGAGGCACGGGGCAAAGGTGTCGGTACAGCGCTGCTGTTGGCCTGTATGCATGCCATGAAGGCAGATGGTTACGCTTACGCGATTATTGGATCGGCGGGACCCGTAGATTTCTATGCTCAGACCCTGGGGGCCGTGAAGATCGAAAATTCAACACCAGGGATTTACAAGGGCATGCTCCGGGCAGACTAG